A genomic window from Lotus japonicus ecotype B-129 chromosome 1, LjGifu_v1.2 includes:
- the LOC130732132 gene encoding pumilio homolog 12-like yields MSSSRGFGFPIAADDASHSDSFYLSSYYHPKPLLHKNQTLEDAFTRLSLSTSAFNPPPLDHAFSRHAFHPPNLTQTGFNAANAGSESLSSGFLDSVPLLRQSSGFFNGGAGDLLGEIGEIPRMDLNECWRGSVLSFAKDQYGCRILQERMKRMAAEDFSFIFLELIDHVTELMVDPFGNYVFQKMVEICSDEQRTRIVLVVTQPNFLLVRVCLKPHGTRSVERLLESVTNEEQRDLIMAALSPGAVVLAKDTNGHRVVLYCLKHFSGEATKYLLNEVANNSFGIAKDKTGCCVLQQCILHAIGETKMRLIADVIVNASLLAEDCYGNYVVQHLLSLKIPVVTENLLRQLQGKFTYLACNKYGSNVVEKFFQESGEMHSMRIVLELLHDPNVARLLVDPYGNYVIKTALMISKGAIRNALLQLIQLNSTMMRNNLYGKKLLDRFDRGNIRHI; encoded by the exons atGTCATCGTCCAGAGGTTTCGGTTTCCCAATCGCCGCCGATGATGCTTCACATTCTGATTCTTTCTACCTCTCTAGCTACTACCACCCAAAACCCCTCCTCCACAAGAATCAAACCCTAGAAGACGCCTTCACTCGTCTCTCCCTCTCCACCTCCGCCTTCAATCCTCCACCTCTCGATCACGCTTTCAGCCGCCACGCGTTTCACCCTCCCAATCTCACCCAAACCGGGTTCAACGCCGCTAATGCTGGTTCTGAATCGCTGTCGTCAGGGTTTCTGGATTCTGTTCCTCTGTTGAGGCAGAGCTCCGGTTTCTTCAACGGCGGCGCTGGTGATTTGTTGGGTGAAATCGGTGAAATTCCAAGGATGGATTTGAACGAGTGCTGGAGGGGGAGTGTTTTGTCTTTTGCTAAGGATCAATATGGATGTAGGATTTTGCAGGAGAGGATGAAGAGAATGGCGGCTGAGGATTTTTCCTTTATCTTCCTTGAGCTGATTGATCACGTGACTGAGCTCATGGTGGACCCTTTTGGGAACTATGTTTTTCAGAAGATGGTGGAGATTTGCAGTGATGAACAGAGGACTCGCATTGTTTTGGTGGTCACACAGCCTAATTTTCTCTTGGTCAGAGTTTGTCTCAAGCCACATGG aaCGCGTTCTGTGGAGCGATTGTTGGAGAGTGTCACCAATGAAGAGCAAAGAGATCTCATTATGGCTGCTTTGAGCCCTGGTGCTGTTGTGTTAGCTAAGGATACAAATGGTCATCGTGTTGTTCTGTATTGTTTGAAACATTTCTCTGGAGAAGCTACTAAG TATCTTCTGAATGAGGTGGCAAACAACTCGTTTGGCATAGCCAAAGATAAGACTGGGTGCTGTGTGCTGCAGCAGTGCATTCTCCATGCTATTGGAGAAACCAAAATGAGGCTGATTGCTGATGTCATTGTAAATGCTTCCCTCCTAGCTGAGGACTGCTACGG CAACTATGTTGTGCAACATTTATTGTCTCTGAAAATACCAGTAGTTACAGAAAATCTACTCAGACAACTTCAAGGGAAGTTTACATATCTTGCCTGCAACAAGTATGGGAGTAATGTGGTGGAGAAGTTCTTTCAAGAATCAGGAGAAATGCACTCAATGCGTATTGTTTTAGAGTTGCTCCATGATCCCAATGTCGCGAGGCTTCTTGTGGATCCATATGGTAATTATGTCATCAAAACGGCCCTGATGATATCTAAG GGAGCCATTCGGAATGCTTTACTCCAGCTGATCCAACTAAACTCCACAATGATGCGAAACAACCTCTATGGCAAGAAGTTACTTGATAGGTTTGACAGGGGAAATATTCGACACATTTAA